The Deltaproteobacteria bacterium genome contains the following window.
GGATATTGAAACAAGCCCGGACCATGGATCCCAATGAACTGGTTATATTGTGTCTCATCGATACTTACGGGGCCGATATCTCCATGACCTCGGCCCGTCGTTTTCAGGCCTATTTTATCAGCCATCTGATTTATGAGTTTTTAACCATCCCGATCCGGACCATCTCCGTGGTTATCGGCGAAGGGGGAAGCGGAGGGGCCCTGGCCCTGCAGGTTACCGACCGCCGGGCCCAGTTCGAAGATGCCCTCTATGCCACGGCGCCTCCGGAATCGATGGCCTCCATTATCTTTCGGGACGCATCAAGGATCCGGGAGGCCCTTCTGATCTCCAAACCGACCGCCCAGGACCTTAAACGATTAGGAGTCATTGACCAGGTCCTTCCTGTTCCTGAGGATATAAAAGATGTCAAGGGATTTTCGGCCTCCCTTGAAAATTATCTTCAAAAATCCATTCGCGATCTTTCCCGTACCAAGATCCGAAAACTCCTGGAACACCGGGAAAAGAGGGCCCTGGCCTATGGGTTACCCCGTCACCACGGAAAACTCCATGAATTAAAACAACTCCTGGAAAAACCCTTTAAAAAGTTCTTTTATAAGGTGCCGCCGGATATCCAGGTGGTCACTTACAACAGCCAGACCCAAATCCCGGACGACTATGCCAGCAGCGAGCCCCTGGAAATCAACCAGGAGTATATTCGTTGCGGGCAGGAGCGAAGCCCAAAACCTTCCGGAGGCTGCGGCCGGTTAATCAAATTGGAAGATTATTTAAAAAATTTCCAGGTCTGCCCTTTTTGCGGCCGCCAGAATATCCTGGATGCCGGCGGCTGGATTGATTGCATCACCGATCGGGACACTTTTTTTGAAATAAACCGAAATTTGACGGTGGGCAGTCTGCTGGACGACCAGTTGATTACCAACTATTACCGGGAGTTTTTAGATAAACAACGCTCCCATTTTAAAGAATCCCTGGTCACCGGGGAGGCCCAGATTTTCGGCCAGCCGGTCATTCTGGCTGTTTCAGAATTCTACTTCAGCGGCGGTTCTAGGGGGGTGGCCTATGGAGAAAAATTTATACGGGACGTAGATTTGGCTATTGAAAAAGAATGCCCTTTTGTCAGCCTCTGCTGTTCCGGCGGGGCACGGTTGTACGAAGGCATCCTGGCCTTGATGCAAATGGTCAAAACCATCGCTTGCGTAAACCGCTTAAACCGCCTTGGACTGCCGTTTATTTCCATTCTCGGGGATCCTTCAACCGGTGGCGCTATTGCCAGTTATGCCTCCCTGGGAGATGTTATCCTGGCTGAACCCAATGCCCTGGTTATCTTTACCGGACCCCGGGTGATGAAATCCAGGGGGTTCGATGTGGATGAGGGATTGATACGTTCCAATTCCCTTCAACAATTATCCGGTCTTATTTATCAACATCTGGATTATTTTTTTGACATCCGCGGGATTCACCAGGTATCGGAACGAAAAGACTTAAAACGGGAGCTGACAAAATATCTGGAATTTTGCCGGAAGAATCGCCCCAAATAGACGGCCATGACTTCAATCGATCCCAATGATAACGCTTTATTCCGTGACAAAGAAAAGATCCCTGAGCATTACTGGCAGGACCTGGGTTTGATGGACCCTCAAGACGTCTGTCGCCGGGCTTTGGTCACCTTTCAACCCGGAACCGGCTACCAGGTCCCTTTCTGGAATCGGGTTTACTTATGCCATCCGGAGTCAACCCGGATCTGGCAGGCGGACCGTCCTGATAAACCATTAGGTTTTCAGGAATACCTGGTGATCTTGATGTACTTATTGAAAGCCCAGGAAAGCCCCCTGGAGGGAAAGAAGGTCAGCGAACGGGAAATTCCCGGCGGAGAATTGTTTTTTCGCGGCCCCCATGCTTTGGTTAAAAAACCTCTGGGGAAAAAATTCGGGCAAGACCCTAAAGGGTTTCTACAGGCCGGTCTCGGATTGGGGGGGCGTGAAACCGGAAAGGGGGATGCCTCTTTCGAACTCCTGGTTCTGCCGCGCATCCCGGTTGAATATATCCTTTATGTTGAAGATGAGGAGTTCCCGGCCCAGGTCAACATTAATTTCGACAGCAGTATCGGTCGGCTTCTGCCTTTGGATGTGATCTGGGCCCTTGTCAATCTAACCGGCTGGTATTTGGTGCCGAGATAAGCGCTGCTTTAGTACGAAAATAACGTTCAGGGATCGGGGGTCAGGGATCGGGGGTCGGCGAAAGACATTTTCATTCTTCGTAGTGCCCGACCCGGGCATGAGCGCTTAATACGAAAATGGCTCAAAGCTCAAAGCAAACCAAAAACAATTAAATCGACGCCTGGCGAAAGATATTTGAAATTATCTGCGGGTATCGGCGAAAATCTGCGGCCTAATTTAATAAATGGAGTAAATCATGACGTTTTCCACCCCTTTTTTTATTGA
Protein-coding sequences here:
- a CDS encoding DUF3786 domain-containing protein → MTSIDPNDNALFRDKEKIPEHYWQDLGLMDPQDVCRRALVTFQPGTGYQVPFWNRVYLCHPESTRIWQADRPDKPLGFQEYLVILMYLLKAQESPLEGKKVSEREIPGGELFFRGPHALVKKPLGKKFGQDPKGFLQAGLGLGGRETGKGDASFELLVLPRIPVEYILYVEDEEFPAQVNINFDSSIGRLLPLDVIWALVNLTGWYLVPR
- a CDS encoding acetyl-CoA carboxylase carboxyl transferase subunit alpha/beta, which encodes MKEEDIVELFKRRTRNPFRPRSSQIIQTLFTNFKPFSPTGDSLICGEAKYGDKRLLVIGQEKPTLDKLRNPEYTGRLNLGMLSADEHSQILGILKQARTMDPNELVILCLIDTYGADISMTSARRFQAYFISHLIYEFLTIPIRTISVVIGEGGSGGALALQVTDRRAQFEDALYATAPPESMASIIFRDASRIREALLISKPTAQDLKRLGVIDQVLPVPEDIKDVKGFSASLENYLQKSIRDLSRTKIRKLLEHREKRALAYGLPRHHGKLHELKQLLEKPFKKFFYKVPPDIQVVTYNSQTQIPDDYASSEPLEINQEYIRCGQERSPKPSGGCGRLIKLEDYLKNFQVCPFCGRQNILDAGGWIDCITDRDTFFEINRNLTVGSLLDDQLITNYYREFLDKQRSHFKESLVTGEAQIFGQPVILAVSEFYFSGGSRGVAYGEKFIRDVDLAIEKECPFVSLCCSGGARLYEGILALMQMVKTIACVNRLNRLGLPFISILGDPSTGGAIASYASLGDVILAEPNALVIFTGPRVMKSRGFDVDEGLIRSNSLQQLSGLIYQHLDYFFDIRGIHQVSERKDLKRELTKYLEFCRKNRPK